A window from Erythrolamprus reginae isolate rEryReg1 chromosome 11, rEryReg1.hap1, whole genome shotgun sequence encodes these proteins:
- the LOC139173991 gene encoding membrane-spanning 4-domains subfamily A member 15-like isoform X1 — MDAHPVDMNVGSLPYVAQTDFPVPLKKFYRGEPLALGIIQVFIGLLQIIFGMLLHIIGGGEIFYLLIWMPYWCGILYIISGSLAVAAAWNPRMPVVQSMVALNVLSTVAAGLGLAALFVSFSVLFRFYLPSDCHYFEKEFQKKCNSNQDIGRGILIILTLFTALEFCLTISVASFGCKMLCRNSLPDKVVVIYQNVSPASAEQHLPLDCKLATTQP; from the exons ATGGATGCTCACCCTGTGGACATGAATGTGGGGTCTCTTCCTTATGTCGCTCAGACCGATTTTCCAGTCCCGCTGAAAAAGTTTTATCGGGGTGAACCTCTGGCACTGGGG aTCATACAAGTATTCATAGGATTGCTGCAAATTATTTTTGGGATGCTGCTCCACATAATTGGTGGAGGGGAAATTTTCTATCTTCTTATATGGATGCCCTATTGGTGTGGAATCTTG TACATAATCTCCGGATCCTTAGCTGTGGCAGCTGCTTGGAATCCCAGGATGCCTGTG GTGCAAAGCATGGTGGCCCTGAATGTGTTAAGTACCGTAGCAGCTGGTTTGGGCCTGGCAGCCCTCTTTGTCAGCTTCAGTGTTCTCTTTAGATTCTATTTGCCTTCGGACTGCCATTATTttgaaaaagaatttcagaaaaagTGTAATTCAAACCAG GATATCGGCAGAGGAATACTGATTATTCTTACTCTGTTCACCGCCCTGGAGTTTTGCCTCACCATCTCAGTTGCCTCTTTTGGATGTAAGATGCTTTGCCGAAATTCCCTCCCCGACAAA GTTGTGGTCATTTATCAGAATGTGTCTCCTGCCAGCGCTGAGCAACATCTTCCCCTGGACTGTAAACTGGCAACAACTCAGCCCTGA
- the LOC139173991 gene encoding membrane-spanning 4-domains subfamily A member 4A-like isoform X2 yields MDAHPVDMNVGSLPYVAQTDFPVPLKKFYRGEPLALGYIISGSLAVAAAWNPRMPVVQSMVALNVLSTVAAGLGLAALFVSFSVLFRFYLPSDCHYFEKEFQKKCNSNQDIGRGILIILTLFTALEFCLTISVASFGCKMLCRNSLPDKVVVIYQNVSPASAEQHLPLDCKLATTQP; encoded by the exons ATGGATGCTCACCCTGTGGACATGAATGTGGGGTCTCTTCCTTATGTCGCTCAGACCGATTTTCCAGTCCCGCTGAAAAAGTTTTATCGGGGTGAACCTCTGGCACTGGGG TACATAATCTCCGGATCCTTAGCTGTGGCAGCTGCTTGGAATCCCAGGATGCCTGTG GTGCAAAGCATGGTGGCCCTGAATGTGTTAAGTACCGTAGCAGCTGGTTTGGGCCTGGCAGCCCTCTTTGTCAGCTTCAGTGTTCTCTTTAGATTCTATTTGCCTTCGGACTGCCATTATTttgaaaaagaatttcagaaaaagTGTAATTCAAACCAG GATATCGGCAGAGGAATACTGATTATTCTTACTCTGTTCACCGCCCTGGAGTTTTGCCTCACCATCTCAGTTGCCTCTTTTGGATGTAAGATGCTTTGCCGAAATTCCCTCCCCGACAAA GTTGTGGTCATTTATCAGAATGTGTCTCCTGCCAGCGCTGAGCAACATCTTCCCCTGGACTGTAAACTGGCAACAACTCAGCCCTGA